One Ananas comosus cultivar F153 linkage group 1, ASM154086v1, whole genome shotgun sequence DNA window includes the following coding sequences:
- the LOC109707178 gene encoding protein DETOXIFICATION 48-like translates to MCNTSPSPPFSSTQKSHLLNPNKPLMEEEDPPPHNALHDDLNRWPSLSEVVEEVRAIGKISLPTAATGLVLYSRSMISMLFLGGLGETELAGGSLSIGFANITGYSVLSGLAMGMEPICGQAFGARQPRLLGLTLQRCVLLLLAASLPISLLWLNARRLLLLSGQDPLLAACAASFLLAALPDLLLLSILHPIRIYLRSQNITLPITAASALAIALHAPLNYLLVCRLRMGVPGVALAMTWTNLNLFLFLLAYILLSGVHRDTWVAPTAECLRGWSALLRLAVPTCVSVCLEWWWYELMILLCGLLRNPSHTVASMGILMQTTSLVYVFPSALSLGVSTRVGNMLGAGRAAAARRAAAVGLVCGAAIGVAAAGFAAGVRDRWGTMFTGDRTILRLTAAALPVMGLCELGNCPQTAGCGVLRGTARPAVGANINLGSFYLVGMPVGLIMGFAAGMGFVGLWIGLLAAQATCAVLMVAAIWRTDWAGEVERAKQLTKNSSSSFPSSDLSDDNNKNFSRYCVSTDDIDSAATRNVSSDDCKLEEIVCVGEEDEKRVALESDPLICGERVGVCEF, encoded by the exons ATGTGTAACACTTCCCCCTCCCCTCCTTTCTCCTCCACCCAAAAATCCCATCTCTTAAACCCTAACAAACCattaatggaggaggaggatccTCCTCCCCACAATGCTCTCCATGATGATCTCAACCGTTGGCCTTCTCTCTCTgag gtggtggaggaggtgaGAGCGATAGGGAAAATCTCCTTGCCAACTGCGGCGACGGGACTAGTGCTGTACTCGCGGTCGATGATCTCGATGCTGTTCCTGGGGGGGCTGGGGGAGACGGAGCTGGCGGGGGGGTCGCTGTCGATCGGCTTCGCGAACATCACGGGCTACTCGGTGCTGTCGGGGCTGGCGATGGGGATGGAGCCGATCTGCGGGCAGGCGTTCGGCGCCCGCCAGCCGCGCCTCCTCGGCCTGACCCTCCAGCGctgcgtcctcctcctcctcgccgcctCCCTCCCCATCTCCCTCCTCTGGCTCAACGCCCgccgtctcctcctcctctccggcCAGGACCCCCTCCTCGCCGCCTGCgccgcctccttcctcctcgccgccctccccgacctcctcctcctcagcaTCCTCCATCCGATCCGCATATACCTCCGCTCCCAGAACATCACTCTCCCCATCACCGCCGCGTCCGCGCTCGCCATCGCGCTCCACGCCCCGCTCAATTACCTCCTCGTCTGCCGCCTCCGCATGGGCGTCCCCGGCGTCGCCCTCGCCATGACCTGGACCAACCTCAACCTCTTCCTATTCTTATTAGCTTATATTCTACTCTCCGGCGTGCATCGCGACACGTGGGTGGCCCCCACGGCCGAGTGCCTGCGCGGGTGGTCGGCGCTGCTCCGCCTCGCCGTCCCCACCTGCGTGTCCGTGTGCCTCGAGTGGTGGTGGTACGAGCTCATGATCCTCCTCTGCGGATTGCTGCGGAACCCGAGCCACACCGTCGCGAGCATGGGGATCCTCATGCAGACCACGTCGCTAGTGTACGTGTTCCCCTCCGCGCTCAGCCTCGGCGTCTCCACGCGCGTCGGGAACATGCTCGGGGCcgggcgcgcggcggcggcgaggcgcgcggcggcggtgggGCTGGTGTGCGGCGCGGCGATCGGCGTCGCGGCCGCAGGGTTCGCCGCCGGGGTGAGGGACCGGTGGGGGACGATGTTCACCGGGGACCGGACGATACTGCGGCTCACCGCCGCCGCGCTGCCGGTGATGGGCCTCTGCGAGCTCGGCAACTGCCCGCAGACCGCCGGCTGCGGCGTGCTGCGCGGCACCGCTCGGCCCGCCGTAGGAGCCAACATAAATTTGGGCTCCTTCTATCTG GTCGGAATGCCAGTGGGGCTCATCATGGGGTTCGCAGCGGGGATGGGGTTCGTCGGGCTATGGATCGGCCTGCTGGCTGCGCAGGCGACCTGCGCCGTTCTGATGGTGGCTGCAATCTGGCGGACCGACTGGGCCGGCGAGGTGGAGAGGGCCAAACAGCTCACCAAaaattcatcatcttcttttccttcttccgATCTTTCTGATGACAATAATAAGAATTTTTCGCGCTATTGTGTAAGTACTGATGATATAGACAGTGCGGCAACTAGAAATGTCAGTAGTGATGATTGTAAGTTGGAGGAGATAGTTTGTGTTGGCGAGGAGGATGAGAAGAGGGTTGCATTGGAGAGTGATCCCCTCATTTGTGGGGAAAGAGTGGGAGTGtgtgaattttga